A region of the Leptospira ellinghausenii genome:
ATTGCTTCCATGACCAAAGTTTCATTAGAAATTTGGAATGATACACTAGACAAACCAGCATTAGCTGCTGAAAAAATCAGAAAATCTCTATTAAGTTCTTTATCTGGCCATTTTTTGAGTGCATTTTTTGTATATATCAATCCAAAAGAAAACACACTCCGCATTGCAAATGCAGGCCATTTACCCCTCCTTCACCTAGACCGAGAGGGAAAAATCACTACGTATACAAGTTACGGTAGAGCCATCAATGAATTCATTAAATCAGATATGATCGAAAAAAGTTTCCCACTTCCAAAAGAAGGAACCTTCATTTTATTTACTGATGGTGTCATCGAAGCAAGAAATATCAATACCGGAGAACTATTCGGTGAAGAACGATTTTACAGTTTAATCCAAACTCTTGCCAAAAAACACCCACAAATCATCTGTGATTCTGTAATCGAAGAAGTTCAAAAATTTCAAAAAACCAAACGATCAGATGATGATATTACGATTTTAGCATTATCATTGGATACAGAAAATAATTTCGAATGAATAGAAACGAAAGCCCATGTTCCGAGCCAAACGTGAAGTTGGTTTAAAATATCACTAGGATTAAATGGTTTTGATATGAAGTCATTCATACCGACAGCTCTGATTTGTTCTCTTGTCTCGAGCTCCGCAGATGCAGTTAATGCGATAATCGGAAGTTTTTTCCAACGTGATTCTTTTCTGATTTCCTTTGTTGCACTATAACCATCCATTTCTGGAATATGTAGGTCCATTCGAATCAAATCAATTGGTTTGTTGGTTGGTTGGTTCGCAACTAATTCCAAAACCTCTAATCAATTGGTTGGATCTATTTTCATATTCGAATGAACTATTTTGTCAATTGTTTAAACAATAGCTTTCCAAGCTGGGAAGTACAAATCAAATTGTGTTCCAACCCCTACCTTGGAATCAACTAATATGGTTCCTCCCATTTTGGCTAAAATTCCATAAATGATGGAAAGACCAAGTCCAGTCCCTTTTCCACCTTTTGTGCTGAAAAATGGATCAAATATTTTTTCCAATATTTCCTTAGGTATCCCGTTTCCATTGTCAATAAAACTCAGTTTCCAATATTCTGTGTTTTTCAAAAAGCCAACATGAAAAAGTTCTGATTTCTCATATGAAACTTTTGTTAACGAAATTGTGATTCTAGGATTCTGTGAATCTTGTAATGCAAATAAAGAGTTTTCATATAAATTTGACAAAATCTGAAAAATCTGAATTGGATCAGCTTCAATAAATGCAGATTCGTTTCCTAAATCAGTGAATAGAGTCACTTTATTAGCAGAAACAAATTTAACTTCGTTTAACACCTGTAAAAGTTGTTCTCTCAAATCTAATTGTTTGGAAGAAACATGTTCAATTTTAGAATAAGTTAAAATTTGTTGGATTAAATTTTTTGCTCGTTCCAAAGATTTGGAAATTCCTTCGATCGCGGGGAGGGACCTTTCGATCATTTCATTTGAGGATTCTTTTGACCACTCCGCATTCAAATAGGAAATATAAGCCATCATAGGTGTTAATAAATTATTAAAGTCATGCGCAATTCCACCTGCGAATGTACCAAGAGCTTCCAATTTTTGAGCTTGTGCATACGCTCTTTCTAATACAATTTTTTCGGTGATGTCTTTGGCTTCTAACACGATGTATATTATTTTGCCATTAGCATCATTTAATGGATAAAAATCGCAATCAAAGTATTTTTCACGTCCATCTCTCAATCGATAAGATACAAATACTTCAAACGTTTGATTTTTTAATGCTAACTTCATCCCATAAGTTAATTTTTTGATAGAATCTTCATTTGAATCGGAGAAGATAGAACTAATCAATTCTAAACCTTGAACATCTGATTCATTACGTTCAAAGGATAAAACTGAATTTCGATTCATACGTATGATGTGACCTTGCAGATCTAATAAAAATATAGCTTGTGATGAATTATTGAAGATCCCCTTGAATAATTGTTCATTGAGTTGGATAGAATTTTCTAAGTCAGATACATCAGAAATGTCATGAATGGTTCCAAAAATACGAAAACGATTTTCATCAAATCGCTCTGCTTCCAACCATAAATTTACTTTTTTGCGACCGTGTTTCGTATTTAAATGCAATATAAATTCTTTTGAAGTATTTTCGCTGGTTACTTCTTGCCAAATTGATTCAATTTTTTTCCTTTCATCGAAATCTAATAAATTCCATACCTTTTCCATCAAAGGAATTTCATTAAACTCATAACCCAAAATACGATACAGTTCTAATGACCAAAGGGTATTATTTTCAGGAAATATCACTTCAAAATGTCCTAAATGAGAAATCTTTTGTGATCTAGTTAAAATTTCTTCACCATGAACCAACATCTCCCAAGCTTTTTTCTGAGATTGTTTTAACCTAAGAGCTTCTAACTCTCGATTGACGACAAACGGAAGTTTGATAATGGATGATTTAGGAAGGAATTCAACTGCTCCTAAATTTAAATATTCTGAAGCAGCTTCTTCAGGAATGAATTCTGTAACGAGTATGACTGGCAATTCAGGATTTAATTCTTTGATGCGATGAATCACATACTTGCCATCAAAATCTGGTAAATAATAATCTGAAATCACAAGATCCCAGGACTTATCTAAAATGGACTTTTCAAATTCAATTTTCCATTCGACTCTTTCTGACGAGACGATGAATCCAAAATTTTCTAATACAGATACAATAGCCTTGTAAGAAGCAACTGAATCTTCTACAACTAAGACATTTATTTTTCTTTGGTTATCCATAATAGAAATTTTTAATTAAACAATCCAAATATGGGCAATTCCATATCTCCTAAAATCTCGGCTTTATGTTTATATGCAGTACCTCGACCTTCTGCTAAAGCAAACTTGCCTTTCGAAAAATCATTGGGGGATAAATAAGGAGTATTTGTTTCTAATCGGATTAATTTTTTACCTTTCTCTTTCGCCAAAAGTGTTTTTAAATCCTCCGTTTCGGTTTCAATGATTTGTACTGAAGCATCTAACGCCCGCTTCATCATGTTTTTACTAACTGGCCTATTATTGTTAATTTGATGAATAACAATTCGATCGATGCTTGGATCTAAAATTAATTCTTTAATAGGTTCTCCATCACCAATACCTCCATCTAAAAACTCTTGTCCTTGGAATTCTTGCACTTCATAAAGGAATGGAAAAGCAATTGATGCCATTACCGCATCTAATACATTTCCTTCAGTGATTAACTCTCTTTTGTTTTTTGATAAATTAGAAACTGCAATCCCCAATTTGATAGGTAATTCAGAAAATTTTTTATTCCCTAAGTATGGATATAAAATTTTACGAGTTGCTTTCCCTGTCAAAACTCCGCTAGATTGGTTCCATCCCTTTTTTAAGAGACGACCAAGCAAGGTTAATGAATTACCTTCCCAAAAATCTTTCTTTTTGAGACCCAATACAACGGATTCAAAATCTACCATCTCTCTTCCAGTGGCATAAAGTGCACCAATCATGGCACCTGAACTTGATCCAGTAACAATGGCTGGCTTAAAACCAATTTCTTGCAAACCTCTTACAAAACCCGTGTGAGCAAAAAAACCAAAAAAAGCAGACTTTAAACATAACGCCGAATATTTTTTAGGAAAAATCAGTTCAATCATAAGTAGAATTTAAGATACCTTTTTAAACGTTTCGAAACCATTTTGATACGGATACTTTTGTTATATCATAAAACAAAACTCCTATAAAAGCAACCAGTATCGCTGAAGAAAATTGTAGAAAATTGAGTGGGACAAATCGAAACAAACTGTTCAATCCAGGCAAATAGATCGACAGAAGTAAAACCGCAATGGTTCCAATAAATACAATATTGATCATTGAGTTTCGAATTCTCATCCGACTCCACATCGATTCATGCAAGGAACGATTCGCTAATATTAAAAACAAATTCGAAAATACTAAAGTAACAAAGGAGGCAGTACTTACCACTTGGTTGTTAGAATCATGATTTAAAAACATATGAATAAACCAATAAGTAGAAACAACTGACAACAAGGAGAAAGCTCCTTGGATTAATGATGTAACGAACAGTTCTCTATCCAATAGAGGTTCCGAAGATACTCTTGGTTTCCGTTTCATTAAATCAAATTCGGCATCCTCTTTTTCAAAAACGATCGTACATGTTGGATCGATTACCATTTCCATAAATACAATATGAATTGCTGAAAGTACAACCACTGGCCAATTCAATAAGATTGGTAAAAATGTGATTCCAACGATCGGGATGTGCACTCCAATTAAATACCCAAGAGCTTTTTTCAAATTATCAAAAATTTGACGACCAATACGAACAGATTCTAATATAGAGGAAAAGGAATCATCTAACAATACTATATCGGCAGCTTCCCTTGCGACATCGGTTCCACGTTTTCCCATTGCTACACCAATGTTTGCAGTTCTTAATGCGGGAGCATCATTAACTCCATCTCCTGTCATCGCTACTATTTCACCTTCCGACTTTAGAAATCTAACCAATTTCCATTTATCCTCTGGACTAACCCTGGAAAAAACATTACATTCTTTTAATACTTTTTTGAATTCCTTGTCCTCTAAATTTGAAAAATCTTTTCCAGTATAAACTAAATCTGAATTCTTCAATCCAATTTGTTTAGCAATATTCTTTGCTGTTTCTGGATAATCTCCTGTGATCATTATCACGCGGATTCCAGACTCATAAGCTGTTTTTACGGCACTTGGTACAATTTCTCTAATTGGATCCAAAAAAGATATTAAACCATACATTTCATACAGAGCGCCATTTCTTTCTTCCGGAATATTTTTCAAAGGTATTTTAGATTTTGCGACTGCAAGTACACGATACCCTTCTTTTGCTAATTTATTTGTTTTGTTTGTCCAATATTGCACATTTTCCGTATCCAATTGGCATAACTCAAACACTGCCTCAGGTGATCCTTTCGCATAACATGAAAATTCGTTTTCTTCTTTTAAAACTCGAATCATAGTTAATTGTTCAGGTGTTAACGGAAAATCTTTTATAGACAATAATGATAAATTACCATTTTGATGAAAAACATTCATACAATCAGTTATAGCGATGTCCATAGGATCAAAACTTGGATGTTTTGAAGCAAAGTATGCAATTTGTATTATGGTCTTTGAAATATCAGAGACTTCATTTACATGTTCTAAATTTTCTTCGACCCCCTTTGTTGTAATTTTTCCAACTTTCATTTTATTTTTTGTAATTGTGCCTGTTTTATCAGAACATAATACCGTTGCAGCACCCAAAGTTTCAATGATTGATGATCTTCTTACCAATACATTTTTAGTACTCAACCGATAAGCACCCAAAGCAAAAAAGATTGTCATTACTAACGGCAATTCTTCCGGCATTAAACCTATAGCAAGCGTTAACCCAGACAATAAGCCTTGTAACCAAAGGGATTTCACAATTCCAAAATAAAGAGCAAGTAAGATGCATAAACCAGCAGCAACGAGAAATAAATTTCGAACTAACCTCGCTACCTCAATTTCCAGCAGTGTTTTTCCAACTGTTTCATCTGCTATCTTTCTTCCTATTTTACCAATTTCAGTATGATTTCCAACTGCGTTTACCTTACAAACACCTTCCCCGCCAACCACAAGAGCTCCGCAATATACCGATTGACCCATTCCCTTATTCACTGGGATCGATTCTCCCGTTAATAACGATTCATCACATGAAAACAATCTGTCAGATAACAATTCGGCATCAGCTGGAATTCGGTCTCCTTCATTTAGAATGAGTAAGTCTCCATACACAACATCTTTCCCTTCAATTCGAATGATTTGGCCATCTCGAATAACGTTCGTTCGTGGGCTTGCTAAAGACCGTAATGCAGAAATTGCTGTTTCGGTTTTTTTCTCTTGGTAAAATGTGATACAAACAATTCCGATAACTGAACCTAACAATAACAAGGCTTCACCTCGGTCTCCCAATAGTAAATATACGATACTAATGGAAATGAGAAGCAGAATCATTGGTTCTGTCACTACTCCAAACAACATTCGAAGGAAACCAATTCTTTTGGAGGAGCTAATTTCGTTTGCCCCATAGACTGAACGGTTCTTTTTTACCATGTCTAAGGAGAGACCCATTGTGATGTATTCAGA
Encoded here:
- a CDS encoding response regulator, producing MELVANQPTNKPIDLIRMDLHIPEMDGYSATKEIRKESRWKKLPIIALTASAELETREQIRAVGMNDFISKPFNPSDILNQLHVWLGTWAFVSIHSKLFSVSNDNAKIVISSSDRLVF
- a CDS encoding hybrid sensor histidine kinase/response regulator translates to MDNQRKINVLVVEDSVASYKAIVSVLENFGFIVSSERVEWKIEFEKSILDKSWDLVISDYYLPDFDGKYVIHRIKELNPELPVILVTEFIPEEAASEYLNLGAVEFLPKSSIIKLPFVVNRELEALRLKQSQKKAWEMLVHGEEILTRSQKISHLGHFEVIFPENNTLWSLELYRILGYEFNEIPLMEKVWNLLDFDERKKIESIWQEVTSENTSKEFILHLNTKHGRKKVNLWLEAERFDENRFRIFGTIHDISDVSDLENSIQLNEQLFKGIFNNSSQAIFLLDLQGHIIRMNRNSVLSFERNESDVQGLELISSIFSDSNEDSIKKLTYGMKLALKNQTFEVFVSYRLRDGREKYFDCDFYPLNDANGKIIYIVLEAKDITEKIVLERAYAQAQKLEALGTFAGGIAHDFNNLLTPMMAYISYLNAEWSKESSNEMIERSLPAIEGISKSLERAKNLIQQILTYSKIEHVSSKQLDLREQLLQVLNEVKFVSANKVTLFTDLGNESAFIEADPIQIFQILSNLYENSLFALQDSQNPRITISLTKVSYEKSELFHVGFLKNTEYWKLSFIDNGNGIPKEILEKIFDPFFSTKGGKGTGLGLSIIYGILAKMGGTILVDSKVGVGTQFDLYFPAWKAIV
- a CDS encoding patatin-like phospholipase family protein; the encoded protein is MIELIFPKKYSALCLKSAFFGFFAHTGFVRGLQEIGFKPAIVTGSSSGAMIGALYATGREMVDFESVVLGLKKKDFWEGNSLTLLGRLLKKGWNQSSGVLTGKATRKILYPYLGNKKFSELPIKLGIAVSNLSKNKRELITEGNVLDAVMASIAFPFLYEVQEFQGQEFLDGGIGDGEPIKELILDPSIDRIVIHQINNNRPVSKNMMKRALDASVQIIETETEDLKTLLAKEKGKKLIRLETNTPYLSPNDFSKGKFALAEGRGTAYKHKAEILGDMELPIFGLFN
- a CDS encoding cation-translocating P-type ATPase; this translates as MQSIPKQISEYITMGLSLDMVKKNRSVYGANEISSSKRIGFLRMLFGVVTEPMILLLISISIVYLLLGDRGEALLLLGSVIGIVCITFYQEKKTETAISALRSLASPRTNVIRDGQIIRIEGKDVVYGDLLILNEGDRIPADAELLSDRLFSCDESLLTGESIPVNKGMGQSVYCGALVVGGEGVCKVNAVGNHTEIGKIGRKIADETVGKTLLEIEVARLVRNLFLVAAGLCILLALYFGIVKSLWLQGLLSGLTLAIGLMPEELPLVMTIFFALGAYRLSTKNVLVRRSSIIETLGAATVLCSDKTGTITKNKMKVGKITTKGVEENLEHVNEVSDISKTIIQIAYFASKHPSFDPMDIAITDCMNVFHQNGNLSLLSIKDFPLTPEQLTMIRVLKEENEFSCYAKGSPEAVFELCQLDTENVQYWTNKTNKLAKEGYRVLAVAKSKIPLKNIPEERNGALYEMYGLISFLDPIREIVPSAVKTAYESGIRVIMITGDYPETAKNIAKQIGLKNSDLVYTGKDFSNLEDKEFKKVLKECNVFSRVSPEDKWKLVRFLKSEGEIVAMTGDGVNDAPALRTANIGVAMGKRGTDVAREAADIVLLDDSFSSILESVRIGRQIFDNLKKALGYLIGVHIPIVGITFLPILLNWPVVVLSAIHIVFMEMVIDPTCTIVFEKEDAEFDLMKRKPRVSSEPLLDRELFVTSLIQGAFSLLSVVSTYWFIHMFLNHDSNNQVVSTASFVTLVFSNLFLILANRSLHESMWSRMRIRNSMINIVFIGTIAVLLLSIYLPGLNSLFRFVPLNFLQFSSAILVAFIGVLFYDITKVSVSKWFRNV